In Nocardia sp. NBC_00403, one DNA window encodes the following:
- a CDS encoding recombinase family protein, whose product MPRRCGIPAEKIYTDKKTGAILDRPGITELLRYARPGDTIVAVTLDRLGGNLRKCLNIVHDLCEQGIGINALKDPDPDQHQR is encoded by the coding sequence TTGCCTCGGCGGTGCGGCATCCCCGCCGAGAAGATCTACACGGACAAGAAGACCGGGGCCATCCTCGACCGCCCTGGCATCACCGAGCTGCTGCGCTACGCGCGCCCCGGCGACACCATCGTCGCCGTCACTCTCGACCGGCTCGGCGGTAACCTGCGCAAATGTCTCAACATCGTGCACGACCTGTGTGAACAGGGCATCGGGATCAATGCGCTGAAGGATCCAGATCCCGATCAACACCAGCGATGA
- a CDS encoding HesA/MoeB/ThiF family protein: MVRPRVKPELSPYVTVDRTVRIGATVYGLGIEIDDPDGTIKALVGALDGTRSPAEIISAVSADHADVSPREIADAMQQLLDAGLLEDYGAPVPVELTDRERDRYSRSVPFFRWMDGVPRANSWDIQIGLRRSRVLLIGLGGVGGAVAQGLVASGVGFLHCVDADFVEVSNLNRQILYREADIGRSKIDAAMEHLRDLNSDVEISGEQLWIASEADLGALLEPGYDVVALCADKPRVIRRWANRAFHQAGVTWAVGGYHGPIASAGVHGPETGACWECLHDQAADIPDVRMPPGMSIEDLDPRLPWNPVNIVSAAITGSFVTHFVLAVLTGAPPIELGFCYEVNLAVPGESNLVRLGRRADCAICGDRS; encoded by the coding sequence ATGGTGAGGCCGCGGGTCAAGCCGGAACTGAGTCCCTACGTGACGGTCGACCGCACCGTAAGAATCGGCGCCACGGTGTATGGGCTGGGGATTGAGATCGACGATCCGGACGGCACAATCAAGGCCCTGGTCGGCGCGCTCGACGGAACAAGATCGCCCGCCGAGATAATCTCGGCGGTTTCGGCTGATCATGCGGACGTATCACCGCGAGAAATAGCCGATGCGATGCAGCAATTGCTCGATGCAGGTTTGCTGGAAGATTACGGCGCTCCGGTGCCGGTGGAATTGACCGACCGGGAGCGTGATCGCTACTCTCGTAGCGTCCCGTTTTTTCGCTGGATGGATGGGGTGCCGCGTGCCAATTCGTGGGATATCCAGATCGGGTTGCGGCGGTCCCGGGTTCTGTTGATCGGTCTCGGTGGTGTGGGGGGAGCTGTTGCGCAGGGGCTCGTCGCATCGGGTGTGGGTTTCCTGCACTGTGTCGACGCGGATTTCGTCGAGGTCTCGAATCTGAATAGGCAGATTCTGTATCGGGAGGCCGACATCGGCAGGTCTAAAATCGATGCCGCAATGGAGCATTTGCGTGATCTCAATTCCGATGTGGAGATCAGCGGCGAGCAACTATGGATTGCGAGTGAGGCCGATCTCGGTGCTCTGCTCGAGCCAGGTTACGACGTGGTGGCGCTGTGCGCCGACAAGCCGCGCGTGATCCGCCGCTGGGCCAACCGGGCGTTCCACCAGGCCGGTGTGACGTGGGCGGTCGGCGGCTATCACGGCCCGATTGCTTCCGCGGGTGTGCACGGACCCGAAACCGGCGCGTGCTGGGAGTGCCTGCATGATCAGGCGGCCGACATACCGGACGTGCGTATGCCGCCGGGAATGTCCATCGAGGACCTGGATCCGCGATTGCCCTGGAATCCGGTCAACATCGTGTCGGCCGCCATCACGGGCAGTTTCGTCACACATTTTGTGCTCGCAGTCCTCACCGGCGCACCACCGATCGAGCTGGGTTTCTGCTACGAGGTTAATCTCGCAGTTCCCGGCGAATCGAATCTGGTTCGGCTCGGGCGCCGGGCGGACTGCGCGATCTGCGGGGACCGGTCGTGA